The DNA region TGCCGGACTATTCGAGCGCAAAAACCACGAAGCAGGCCGCAGGCACGGGAGTATCATCACCCTGAACAAAGAACGCTGTGAACGGTTTCTTGAGCTGCATACCAAGGAATACGGTCAGCCCCCTGTTACCAAAGATGTTACCGAAGCTGATACCAATACTGACCGGCATCCCGATACCATTGGTAACACCCCTGACCGAAATGATCAGAGAACCTCCCAATTCTTAAATCTGGACAATAAAGCCGACCGACTTTTTTCCCGCTTATCCGATCAGGGCAAGCGGGTCTTCGGTATCATTTCAGAACTGGCAGACCATGCCGAGCAAGACGAAATTTCACTTGTAATTCAATCTGTTGCCAGAGAAGCACTTTGCAGTGAAGTGACCGCGCGGCGGGTAATCAAGCTGGGCCATGAAAATGGACTCTATGCCAAAAGACTGCACGAGCGCGGTCCCCGTTTCGGTATCATTCTCAAGCTGAACACCAAGCATATGAAGCGCATGAAGGAGCTGTTGCAAGCCTTTTCTACGCAGGCTGATACCGAAAGTGTTTGCAAAACCGATCGCTATCAATCCGCTGTTACCAAACATGATCGGTATATTGATCGCAATGTTACCGATCTGGATACCAAACGTGAAAGGTATACGTTTTCCGCTATTGCCGAGCATGTAAAACAGGCTGTTAACCGTTGTTATTCAAGGGCTGACAATATTTCAGCATCACATCCTGAAACCAATGCAGATCGGTATCAAGATCTCTTCTTATTAGATAGACAGAAAAGAAATCTATCTGACTCTGAAGAAAATGAATTGTGGGCGCAGAGGCTGCTTGCGCTCAGCGCGGACGATTTTGAAATCCTCTGGCCCCGACTCCATGCCGAAAAATTCGGCCCGGACCAGATTCGTCAGATTGTGCATCATCGCTTACCCGTAGGCGAGAGCGTTGCCGACATCGAGAACTCACTCCACGCCGTAGAATGGGAACTGGAACACGATACGTTTCCCAAAGCCCGCAAAGGTCCGTGTAATTATCTTTTTGCCACCCTGAAAAGCAAAGGCACTTGGCGCAGGCCGGTGGGCTTCCTGACTCCCAACGAGCAGATCCTTGCCAACATGGAGAAAGAAAAAGCCGTCATCCGCAAGATCGATAAGCTGAAAAAACAGCAGGCGAAGGAAGCAAAGCAGTCCGTGCAGGATAAAAAATTTGAAAAATGGCTCGCTGCGCAGACACCAGAAGAGCTGCACCAAATAGACGCACGCTGCTGTCCAAGACCTCCTAAAACGGACCAATCCAAACGCACTTGGCGCAAGGCTTACTGGAATAAATTTATCATCGGGAAGGCAGCATGAAACGGTTCCTGCTGATTACCTTCTGCTGTCACACGCTGGGCCTTGTGTTCCTGCTGCACTTTACCGGGAATCGGATCAATCTGACCGATTCCATGGCTCATGGCGTTTATCAGATCATCCCCGGCAAACCCGTGCGCGGGGACCTGATCACCTTCAGCCTTGATGAGCAAAATCCGTATTTCAGCATCGCCCGCAAACGGCATTATCTGGGCTGGAACAACAGGCCATTGCTCAAGGTTCTGGTCGGTCTTCCCGGCGACACTCTCCAGATCGGCAAAGACGGCATCAGCATAAATTCCGAACTGTTACCGCGCACTAAAGCCAAGCCTGCCGACCAGCACGGCAGGCCTTTACCAATTTTCCTGAAACCAACAATTATTCCCTCCGGCAAATGTCTGACCCTGTCCACTCATTCCGAAAACAGCTTTGATGGCCGTTATTTCGGGCTTGTGAATATTGGCCGGGTGCGGAGGGTTGTACCTGTTTTAACCTTAACCAACTAAACCTAAAGGACAAGACATGCGTCTATTCATAGCGGAGAAACGGGATGTGGCGGAAGCCATATCTCAAGCTCTTGGCGGTCCTTCCCGGCCCACCGGAGCGGCTTTCCATGTCAACGGTGACCGCATCACATGGCTCTGGGGTCATTTGCTGCGGCTTACTGATCCAGAAGAACACGATGATCGTTACAAGCTCTGGGATCTCAAAACACTGCCCATGAGATGGCCGGTCAGCTACGTCCCGGAGCAGAAACACGCCGCCCATCTGAAAAAAATCATCGAAATGGCCCATCAGGCTGACGAGCTGATCAACGCAGGCGACCCGGACCCGGAAGGTCAACGGTTGGTGGATGAGGTCATCGAGTTTGCCGGATTAACGAGCAAGCCGACCAAACGACTCCTTATCAACGACAACAACGGCCCGGCAATTCTGAAGGCTCTGAAAGTCATGGAAGACAACAGCAGGTTTCACGGGCTGTCCATGTCCGCGCTGGCCCGTGCAGTTTGCGACCAGCGAGTCGGCTACAACCTGACCCGCTGCTATTCCACCATGGCCCAGAAAAAGGGCTATCAGGGCGTTCTTTCCGTGGGCCGGGTCCAGACTCCCATTCTGGGATTGGTGGTTGCCCGTGACCGCGCCCATGAAGGCCACGAAAAGCAGGCTTACCACGTTGTCAAAGCCCGGATCGCGCTGGCGGATCAAGTCGTGGAAGCTGAGTTTGTTCCTGCAGCGGATGCGCCCGTGGACGACAAAGGACGGATCATTAATGCTGAATTTGCCAGCAAGATTGTGGGTGATATTCAGGGTAAAGCCGCAACAGTCCTTTCCGTACAGACCACTGAGCGCAAGAACGATCCGCCCCTGCCGTACAACCTGCTGGCCTTGCAGGCCGATGCCGCCGGACTCTGGAATTACAAGCCCAAAAAGGTTTTGGAAATCACCCAGCGACTGCGCGACCAGCACAAAGCCATCACCTACAACCGCAGTGATTGCCGTTACCTCAACGACGAGCGACACGCCGAGGCTGCGGAACTCTTGTTGTCCCTGACTCCGGCCTTCGGGGACATGGCCGAATACGCCACACCCAAAATCAAATCCAAGGTTTTCAACTCAAAGAAAGTCACCGCGCACCCTGCCATCATCCCGACCATGAATGTGCCGGAACTGGACAAACTCACGCAGGATGAACGGCGCATTTATGAGCTGATCGCCAAGCTTTACATCGCCCAGTTCTATCCCCCGGCGGATTTTGTAAGCACCAAGGTCGAACTGGAAATTGCCGGTCATACTTTCAGGGCTGAAGGAAGGATCAACAGTTCACCGGGCTGGAGGTTGCTGGATGAGCTGGCCCTCAAGGAATACGAGAAAGCTGAACGGCAACGGGATTTGTACCGGCTTCAGCAGGGGGATTCAGGCCCACTGGAATCCGCCGAATCCGCGCAGGCTTTCACCAAGCCCCCGGCACGCTACACCATGAAAACCTTACTCAAGGACCTGACCTCAGTCGCCAAATACGTGACCGACCCAGCAATCAAGAAACTGCTCTTGGACAAGGACAGCGACAAGCAGGACGAAGCTGGCGGGATCGGCACCCCGGCTACCCGCGACACGCATATCGACACCCTCTTCAGGCGCGGCTTTCTGGGTGAGGACGGCAAGAAAGTCATCAGCACCGAGCTGGGCCGCAATTTCCACGATGCCCTGCCGGAATTTGCTGTGAAACCTGACATGACCGCGCTCTGGCATGAGAAACAAAAGCAGATTGAAGACGGAGAGCTGAACCACCTCAAATTCATTGAGGAAGTGGAGAGTTCGGTCGCTAGGGAAATTGAGCGCGTTAAACGCGAAGGGCTAAACATCAGGGTTCAAGGGGTGCAATGCCCAAAATGCAAAAACGGAATTCTGCGGTCCCGCAAAGGCAAGACAAAATTCTGGGGCTGCTCCAACTACCCCGACTGCAAAGCAACCTTCCCCGATAAGTCCGGTAAGCCGGATCTCACGGCCAAACCTGCGCAGAAGCTGGAACCGTCCACGAAACACAAATGCCCGGAATGCGGCAAGGGCCTGATCCGCAGACCGGCCAAGCGCAAAGGGTTGTTCTGGTGGGGTTGCAGCGGCTTCCCGGACTGCAAATTCCGCTGTTTTGACGAGAAAGGAAAACCGAAACTTGAAAACTAAACCAAGGAGAAAAAATGCACACAAACAATGAAATCAAAAAACACATGGACGCACAGGCCCGGCAGATTGATCGGGAACTGAGCGAAAACCCCGGCACGGCCATGGAAGTGGATCAGGAGCTGGCCGACCACATGGGTGCTTTTGAAGAAGACGCGCTCAGCCTTGAAGATGCAGAAGATGCTTCCTTTGATCCTTTTGAGGAGGCATAGACATGGCTAAAGAAAAAACTCCCTACTATCAGCGGTTTGCTGAAGAAATCATCGAGAAACTGAAGGACGGCACAGCCCCGTGGATCAAGCCTTGGAAGCCCGGAGAATATCAACCCGCCTTCAATCCGGTTTCCGGCACGGTATACCGTGGAATCAACCAGCTCATGCTCGGTTTGGATGATCTGAATGATCCCAGATTCCTGACCTACCGGCAGGCGGAATCCAAAGGCTGGCAGGTCCGCAAGGGTTCAAAGTCCCGGTCCATTGTTTTCTGGCAGATGTCCCGCCAGATCGCGCTCAAGGATGATGAAGACAAGAACCTTCTGGATGAGGACGGCAACGCCCAGACGCAGACGGTCATGCTCGCGAAGCCGATTATCCGCTTTTCCAGTGTCTTCCACGCCAGCCAGATTGACGGCATCCCGGAATGGGATGGCCGGGAAATCACATGGAACCCGGATGAGCGGGCCGAAGTCATCCTCCAGAACTCCGGGGCCAGCATCACCCATGACCAGCGCAACAAGGCATTTTACAGGCCGTCCTCAGATGAGATTCATCTGCCGCCGCACGCGGCCTTTGGCAACTCTGACCAGTATTATAGCACAGCTCTGCATGAGCTGGGACACTGGACCGGCCATGAATCGCGCCTCGACCGGGAATTCGGACCTTTCGGTTCCGAGATTTACGCCAAAGAGGAACTGCGTGCCGAGATCGCAAGCTGGATGATCAGCGCGGAACTCGGCCTCAGTCACGATCCCGGCCAGCATCTCAGCTACGTTGATAACTGGGTCAAAGTGCTTGAGGAAGATCCCTTTGAAATTATCCGGGCCTGCCAGAGCGCGGAAAAAATCAAAGATTACACACTGGATTTTGAGAAGGAGCGCAGCCAGCAAAGGACAAAAGAAGAAGGTGTATCCATCTCCGCTTCAGACAAAGCCAAACTTGAGCTGCGGGAATCAATGTACGGACTCCCGGAAAATGGTAAGACCTATCTTAAAGTGCCGTTCTCCGAAAAAAATGAAGCCAAAAAGCTTGGAGCCAAGTGGGATAAGGACAAAAAGATGTGGTTCGCCCCCGAAGGCACCGACCTTGACCAGCTCGCCCGCTGGATGCCTAACGCACAGACTCAAGAGCCAGCCATCAAACCTGAACAGCAGAACGAGAACACCGTGAAAAATATAGCAACGGAAAAGACTTACCTGAACGTGCCGTATAAACAGAAATGGCTGGCGAAAAAGCACGGAGCACGCTGGGATAAATCAGCAAAGCTCTGGTTCGCGCCCACCGGAACCGATCTCGGCCCGTTGGCCGAATGGCTGCCGAAAGAGAAGGTCATCGCCCCTGAAACAAACGCAGTTCAGGAATTTGCCAAGGCCATACAGGAAGCCGGACTTGATCTTCAGGGCCAGATGCCGGTCATGGACGGAACCCTGCACCGCGTGCCGGTCATAGACGGCAAACCCAATTCCAAGGACGGCGCATACAAAGGCTTTCTTGACGGCCATCCCGCCGGATTCATTCAGAACCATAAAACCGGCCTGAAAATGAACTGGAAGGCCGAAGGAACCGAGCTGACCGAAGAACAGAAAGCCCAGCTCAAAGCACAGGCTGCCCAGAAAAAGCTTGAACGCGAAAAGGCCATCGCCGAACAGCGTGAAAAAGCCTCAAAACGTTCCTACGCCAAGTGGACCAACGCCCAATGGGCCACCAAACAACAGGAATACCTGCGCAAGAAAGGAGTTCCCAACTACGCGGTGAAGGTAAACGAACGCGGGGATCTGCTCGTACCGGGCCGTGACGTTGAAGGCCATATACACACCCTGCAAATCATAACCCCGGATGGCAAGCTATTCGAAAAAGGCGGCTTGAAAGCAGGCATGTTCCACACCATCGACCCCGGCGAAAAGATCGCCAAAGG from Desulfovibrio sp. JC022 includes:
- a CDS encoding zincin-like metallopeptidase domain-containing protein is translated as MAKEKTPYYQRFAEEIIEKLKDGTAPWIKPWKPGEYQPAFNPVSGTVYRGINQLMLGLDDLNDPRFLTYRQAESKGWQVRKGSKSRSIVFWQMSRQIALKDDEDKNLLDEDGNAQTQTVMLAKPIIRFSSVFHASQIDGIPEWDGREITWNPDERAEVILQNSGASITHDQRNKAFYRPSSDEIHLPPHAAFGNSDQYYSTALHELGHWTGHESRLDREFGPFGSEIYAKEELRAEIASWMISAELGLSHDPGQHLSYVDNWVKVLEEDPFEIIRACQSAEKIKDYTLDFEKERSQQRTKEEGVSISASDKAKLELRESMYGLPENGKTYLKVPFSEKNEAKKLGAKWDKDKKMWFAPEGTDLDQLARWMPNAQTQEPAIKPEQQNENTVKNIATEKTYLNVPYKQKWLAKKHGARWDKSAKLWFAPTGTDLGPLAEWLPKEKVIAPETNAVQEFAKAIQEAGLDLQGQMPVMDGTLHRVPVIDGKPNSKDGAYKGFLDGHPAGFIQNHKTGLKMNWKAEGTELTEEQKAQLKAQAAQKKLEREKAIAEQREKASKRSYAKWTNAQWATKQQEYLRKKGVPNYAVKVNERGDLLVPGRDVEGHIHTLQIITPDGKLFEKGGLKAGMFHTIDPGEKIAKGGPILVAEGYATAASAHMASNMPTVAAFDASNLEPVAKALKTKYPKSTIVLVSDNDHHLKNNVGVEKAEAAAKAVGGLLVTPKFSEAEKSQGLSDFNDLQQSRGIGEVQKQFSQTIKMAKSMKTGELPLAMAI
- a CDS encoding DNA topoisomerase, which translates into the protein MRLFIAEKRDVAEAISQALGGPSRPTGAAFHVNGDRITWLWGHLLRLTDPEEHDDRYKLWDLKTLPMRWPVSYVPEQKHAAHLKKIIEMAHQADELINAGDPDPEGQRLVDEVIEFAGLTSKPTKRLLINDNNGPAILKALKVMEDNSRFHGLSMSALARAVCDQRVGYNLTRCYSTMAQKKGYQGVLSVGRVQTPILGLVVARDRAHEGHEKQAYHVVKARIALADQVVEAEFVPAADAPVDDKGRIINAEFASKIVGDIQGKAATVLSVQTTERKNDPPLPYNLLALQADAAGLWNYKPKKVLEITQRLRDQHKAITYNRSDCRYLNDERHAEAAELLLSLTPAFGDMAEYATPKIKSKVFNSKKVTAHPAIIPTMNVPELDKLTQDERRIYELIAKLYIAQFYPPADFVSTKVELEIAGHTFRAEGRINSSPGWRLLDELALKEYEKAERQRDLYRLQQGDSGPLESAESAQAFTKPPARYTMKTLLKDLTSVAKYVTDPAIKKLLLDKDSDKQDEAGGIGTPATRDTHIDTLFRRGFLGEDGKKVISTELGRNFHDALPEFAVKPDMTALWHEKQKQIEDGELNHLKFIEEVESSVAREIERVKREGLNIRVQGVQCPKCKNGILRSRKGKTKFWGCSNYPDCKATFPDKSGKPDLTAKPAQKLEPSTKHKCPECGKGLIRRPAKRKGLFWWGCSGFPDCKFRCFDEKGKPKLEN
- the traF gene encoding conjugative transfer signal peptidase TraF, with translation MKRFLLITFCCHTLGLVFLLHFTGNRINLTDSMAHGVYQIIPGKPVRGDLITFSLDEQNPYFSIARKRHYLGWNNRPLLKVLVGLPGDTLQIGKDGISINSELLPRTKAKPADQHGRPLPIFLKPTIIPSGKCLTLSTHSENSFDGRYFGLVNIGRVRRVVPVLTLTN